In one window of Tachypleus tridentatus isolate NWPU-2018 chromosome 2, ASM421037v1, whole genome shotgun sequence DNA:
- the LOC143238424 gene encoding potassium voltage-gated channel protein Shab-like has translation MLKLPDDRISSGRTNFPVYENQRIILNVGGIRNQVLGRTLDRLPQSRLGRLRQCTSATEILKICDDYRPEVNEFFFDRHSGAFSAILNFYRTGRLHLAGEMCIFSFKDDLDYWEIDENYMEPCCLQRYNQNKESLLADFNVEHSTEDKEKENFGGGRLAIYKMFLWNLMEKPTSSFAARIFAVVSVLFIILATIVQIVNTIPNVQTKRKDGHFEENFYLMTVEAVCIAWFTFEYLLRFTSSPRKWVFFKSPLNIIDLIAILPYYVSLILIGLDNDAAQFEDIRRIVQVFRLMRILRVLKLARHSTGLQSFGYTMQHSYKELGLLVLFVAIAVVLFSSLVYYAEKEDPKTKFTSIPMTFWWACITMTTVGYGDMYPTTPLGKLLGSICCICGVLVIGLPVPIIVNNFADFYTNQVQRQKALERKKSVQVAKNAGKLPPLQDIAFSASTPIQNHLREAFN, from the exons ATGTTGAAACTTCCCGATGACCGAATCTCTTCAGGACGAACCAACTTCCCTGTGTACGAAAACCAACGGATCATTTTAAATGTTGGCGGAATTAGAAATCAAGTGTTAGGACGGACTTTGGACCGACTGCCACAAAGCCGGCTGGGTCGTTTAAGACAGTGCACCAGTGCCACAGAAATCCTTAAGATTTGTGACGATTATCGCCCAGAAGTGAATGAATTTTTCTTTGATCGCCATTCTGGAGCGTTTAGCGCTATTCTCAATTTTTACCGCACCGGCAGGCTTCATCTAGCGGGAGAAATGTGCATTTTTTCGTTCAAAGATGATCTTGATTACTGGGAAATTGACGAAAACTACATGGAGCCGTGTTGTCTGCAGAGATACAACCAGAATAAAGAATCTCTTCTGGCAGACTTTAATGTTGAACATTCTACGGaagataaagaaaaggaaaatttcggAGGCGGAAGACTTGCCATTTACAAGATGTTTCTTTGGAACCTGATGGAGAAACCAACGTCATCTTTCGCTGCTAGG ATTTTTGCTGTGGTGTCCGTTCTCTTCATCATTTTAGCTACCATTGTGCAAATAGTAAACACCATCCCCAATGTGCAGACGAAAAGAAAGGATGGCCATTttgaagaaaacttttatttaatgacGGTGGAAGCGGTCTGCATTGCTTGGTTCACCTTCGAGTATCTTCTCAGATTTACGTCATCACCACGTAAGTGGGTGTTCTTTAAGAGCCCGCTGAATATTATCGATTTGATAGCTATTTTACCGTACTACGTTTCCTTGATTCTCATTGGATTAGACAATGACGCGGCCCAGTTTGAAGACATTCGACGAATTGTTCAAGTTTTTCGTTTGATGAGGATCCTCAGGGTTCTTAAACTGGCCCGTCACTCCACGGGGTTACAAAGTTTTGGGTACACAATGCAACACAGTTATAAAGAACTAGGGCTGTTGGTTTTGTTCGTCGCTATTGCCGTTGTACTCTTCTCTAGCCTTGTTTATTACGCAGAGAAGGAAGACCCTAAAACAAAGTTTACTAGTATCCCCATGACATTTTGGTGGGCATGTATCACCATGACAACTGTCGGTTATGGGGACATGTATCCCACCACTCCACTTGGCAAACTGTTGGGTAGTATTTGCTGTATCTGTGGTGTACTGGTTATTGGACTGCCTGTTCCCATAATTGTAAACAACTTTGCTGATTTCTATACAAATCAAGTCCAACGTCAGAAAGCTCTTGAAAGAAAGAAGTCTGTCCAAGTTGCCAAAAATGCTGGTAAACTTCCTCCTTTACAAGATATTGCTTTCTCGGCTTCAACGCCGATTCAAAATCATCTTCGAGAAGCATTTAATTAG